A genomic segment from Mastomys coucha isolate ucsf_1 unplaced genomic scaffold, UCSF_Mcou_1 pScaffold7, whole genome shotgun sequence encodes:
- the Ankrd46 gene encoding ankyrin repeat domain-containing protein 46, protein MSYVFVNDSSQTNVPLLQACIDGDFTYSKRLLESGFDPNIRDSRGRTGLHLAAARGNVDICQLLHKFGADPLATDYQGNTALHLCGHVDTIQFLVSNGLKIDICNHQGATPLVLAKRRGVNKDVIRLLESLEEQEVKGFNRGAHSKLETMQTAESESAMESHSLLNPNLQQGEGVLSSFRTTWQEFVEDLGFWRVLLLILVIALLSLGIAYYVSGVLPFVDNQPELVH, encoded by the exons ATGTCGTACGTCTTTGTGAATGACTCTTCGCAGACTAACGTGCCCTTGCTTCAGGCTTGCATCGATGGAGACTTCACCTATTCCAAGAGGCTTTTGGAAAGCGGCTTTGACCCAAATATCCGAGACAGCAGAGGTAGAACAGGCCTCCACCTGGCCGCCGCCCGAGGGAATGTGGACATCTGCCAGCTGCTGCATAAGTTTGGTGCTGACCCTCTGGCCACGGATTATCAGGGGAACACAGCCCTCCACCTGTGTGGCCATGTGGACACCATCCAGTTCTTAGTTTCCAACGGACTCAAAATTGATATTTG CAATCATCAAGGTGCTACCCCTTTAGTTCTGGCAAAGCGCCGGGGCGTGAATAAAGATGTCATCCGACTGCTGGAGtctttggaagaacaggaagtaaaAGGATTTAACAGAGGCGCACACTCGAAGCTGGAGACCATGCAGACAGCAGAGAGTGAAAG TGCCATGGAAAGCCATTCTCTGCTCAACCCCAACCTCCAGCAAGGCGAAGGAGTCCTGTCCAGCTTCCGGACCACGTGGCAGGAGTttgtggaggacctgggtttctgGAGGGTCCTGCTCTTGATCTTGGTCATTGCCTTGCTGTCTCTGGGCATTGCCTACTACGTGAGTGGGGTGCTGCCCTTTGTGGATAACCAGCCTGAGCTGGTGCACTGA